catacataaacaCACTTTATCTTTTTTCATCCCTTACCTTACTCCAGACAAGAGAGCCTAGACATAATATCTGCACACTAATTAGCATTTAGTAATCTCGTGCATAgccatatatttattatttcttcTTGGTGAAACTTCATTCATTCCGTGCAACTCACATAGAGGAAATCGGCTTTGTAACATCTGTTCTGACcttgttttttattttgaagTTCCCTTTGGTTTCTCGGAGTGGAAAAATTCGCAAGATGATAGTGGAATCCAAGGACCCTGATCTTTTTAAGTTGGAGCTCTGCAATGTACCTGGGGGAGCTCCAGCATTTGAACTTGCAGCAAAATTCTGCTACGGAACAAACTTTGAAATCACTACCAGCAATGTGGCTCATCTCCAATGCATTGCTGAGTATCTAGAAATGACAGAAGATTACCAGGAGGAGAACTTGATTGCCCGTACAGAGACCTACATGAATGAGATTGTGGTGCAAAGCCTCGAGAAGTCCTTAGAAGTTTTATGTGCTTGCGAGGGTTTGCATCCCATTGTGGAGGAGCTTGGTATACTGAATAGATGTGTGGATGCAATTGCCATAAATGCTAGCAAGGAACAGCTGGTTTCTGGTTTAGCCCGCTTGGAATGTGATGCTGGATCTGGGAAGTTGAAAATGGATTGTCAGGACTGGTGGGTTGAAGATCTTTCAGTGCTaagaattgatctttatcagcGAGTTATTGCTGCCATGAGGAGGACAGGGGTGAGATCAGATAGCATTACCACATCAATTATGCACTATGCccaaacctctctaaaaggTATTGAAAGACGACAAGCTTGGGATTCTAGTGCTTTCGTTGGAGACAAGCAGAGAGTGATCATAGAAACACTTGTTGGTCTCTTAGCAACAGAGAAGATCACATCTGTTCCTCTGTCCTTTTTGTTTGGGATGCTAAGGATGGCAATAGAGGTGGATGCAGGTCTTGGCTGTAGGCTTGAGCTTGAAAGGAGGATTGGGTTTCAATTGGAAATGGCATCACTAGATGACCTGCTCATTCCTTCACTGCAGACAAGTGATTCAGTGTTTGATGTTGATACTGTCCATCGTATACTAGTGAATTTCCTGCAAAGGATTGAAGATGAAGCTTCTGAAGAGTCATCGCATTGTGGATATGAATCTGAAGGTCTTAAATCTCCAAATCACAGTTCAGTTCTGAAAGTGGGGAGGCTTATGGATGGGTACCTGGCAGAAATTGCACCAGATCCATGCCTGAAATTGCAAAAAATTATGGCTATCATTGAATTATTGCCAGATTATGCTCATGTAATTGATGATGGACTCTATAGAGCAATTGACATATACTTGAAGGTAACTATTTGAATCTGATTTTGCAATTACTGTGAATATAATTatacatttctttctttttttctatggTGAATTGAAAGATACAATTATACTTTTTGTAACATCTAGGTCTCAGTGTAGCATGTTCTTGACCTGCTGCCTCATTTATTTcaccttattattattttatttcatgatttttcttctgatttattttctatttagcCTTATTTGACATGTGGCAATTAACTTCATCATGTTTTACTCAAGATGTACCCTGTAAGAATCGAGCagttttttaaattttggtgAAGATATTAGTTCAATACGAAAACAGGAAAAATGAGTAGTATGGAGTTACTAAAAATTTACCTTATTCGGTTTGCTGTCTGTTATGTTTATCACTGTTTCACACATGCATGCACGCGTGCGCACAAATGCGCTTGCACATAAATACAAGCACTTATATAATGGAAGCTCAAGGTTTAAATTTAACAAAACTAATATTGTCATTACTCAATAAATTTCGATGAACTTTACAATGTAATCCAGAGGATCCAATTCTTTAAACATTTCAGAAACATTTCTtttatcagaatttttttttgcatagtcTTCTTAAGTGAGAACTGTAACTTCATCTCTCAATTATCTTCCAAACAAAGGTTACCCATTATTAGTAACTTGCTTGGTTACTCAATTCACTCCAAgttaaaattttgaaagatcAGTCTGGTCTTTTTtgagttaatttttcattatgaaAGCATGACTGTTCTATTACATGACCTCATTTTCTTGTAACGAAAATATGCGATAACTCAACATGAATTTGTACAAAATCTTTCAAGTTTCATGCTTTTTGCTTTTCCTGAGATGCTTGACCAAGCTTTTGAACTCAATCAGGCCCATCCATCCCTGACAGAGTCTGAATGCAAGAAGCTGTGCAAGCTCATTGACTGCCAGAAGCTCTCCCAGGAAGCCTCAAACCACGCCGCTCAAAATGACCGCCTTCCTGTCCAGATGGTCATCCGTGTTCTCTATTTCGAGCAGCTTCGCCTCAAGTCTGCCCTCTCAGGGAACTCCGGCGACGGGTTCTCTCAGAGGATGATCAGCAGCAGCGGGGTCCCAAGTGCTGCAGTGTCACCGAGAGACAACTATGCTTCGTTGCGAAGGGAGAACCGGGAGCTGAAGCTAGAGATATCCAGGATGCGAGTGAGGCTCAGCGAATTGGAGAAGGAACAGGCATTCATGAAGCAAGGGATGAGGGATAGTAGATCAGGGGAACATGGTAGAGCATTCTTTGCATCTCTTTCTAGGGGAATAGGCCGGATAGCAATGTTTGGCCCAGCCACTGGAAAACAGCATAAGAGCACGAAGAAGTTGCAGGCATCAGATGGAAAGAGCAGGAGGCGGCAAAGACAATCTGTCTCATAGATTGCAGTGGGGTTTTGTTGTTGTGAGAAGTTATATTTACCTTGGTTAGATTATGGAGTACACGTACAACCATGCAGTTTGTTCACTGTATGATCTTTTGAGATCTTATTAGTGCTCACAGGCATACCTGAAACCACTGTTGGTGGATAAGTTAATAATGCAAGAAGGATGtatctgctctctctctctctctctctctctctctctttctctctctgtgcTTTTTTAATATGTACAAAGTACCATGGGGGCAGCTAGTCTCCAGAGCTCTGCAGGTTGATTCCCTTCTACAGAAAAGAGAGGGTCGGGCTTGATGGTCCTTGGATCCACATCCCAATCCAATGCGAGCATAGGTTTTAATGTTATAGACCATGTCATGGTAGCCGAGACTTAACGGGCCTTGGCAGCCAAACAATACTTATGTCATTATATATTTGGGCAGATTCAGGTTCACTGGGTCAACATGTAAAAATAAAACTATCTTTATTACATTTTAGACGGAACCCATCTGGTTCGcagaaaaaaaatggagaaaactATGAAcaacgaaaaaataaaaaattagagtTTTCAggaaaaagagctaaaaaaatagtatttttataaaaataaaatttttatatttcattagaaAGAAAAATTCATAGACGGCATAAACAAACTATGGTTGTAAATTGATATCGTTTTTTTCTAAAAGTATTCTTATGCTATTAAAGTCcatgaataaaatatttttttaatcaaaagtatgatagatatttatatatatatatttaaaaaaaataggtgCTTAACCAAATACATACCATTCTAGAATGTGATGTCTTCTTATAATCAATTAAATATACCAACACGATGTTTTTTAGACATCATATTTCCATAAACTATTTTTCCCAAACGAGTTCTAGGACCCAGATACCTCAGCCCATTTCTATAATGATCCAGATAAGAGAGAACTTGTCAAAGCTAGCATAATGTTTGACAATTTTCATACAGATGTATTAACAAATAGCGTTTGATCACTTCAGAACCAATATTTAGAAAAACATCAAATATTAGTTCTGTTTCTTCTGTGAACCTAAAATGGGCAGGAGTTTGCTCCACTTGATCCTGGTTCCAGCTTTCCTACATTTTTAAAACTCCAACACACTGCCCCATGTTTTGAAGATTTCAGAAAAGGATTCAAATTCTAATAAGGATCCAACTTCCGCTTTTCTTAACATTGAAGCAAAAGCTTGTAATAACTAAAACCCTTAAATTatatttcttctccttcttcttgggCACACATCTATGGCCCTACTAAAGATACATGGACAGTAAAACATATTAAATGTCCATCCAAACAAACAAATTACCTCAACCAAACATTTTGGATTTAGTTATATATGATATAAGTtggaataaatatttttaataaaataattctaGCCGCCAGCAGCACAACCTCTTAATACTTAGCATCCATGAAACAACTCATATATAATCATCTCACCATTTGAAAGCTTAATATTCTCTAGAAAGTTCGATGAATTCTGTTATTACTCATTCTTTCTACATCTAAATACTTAGCATTCATGAAATAAGAAATAATTTTAAACACAATGGGTAAAACATGGCCACACTGATCGCTTTGACAACTTCAGAATGGGGTGAAAAAAATCAGGCAACAAGAAACAAGAGAGTATTGGATAACTCAAATCATGAAATTTTCACAGCCAACCACCGGTCAATGTGATGCATACATAAGCATAATGCAAAGACAAGCTTCTTGTTGGTACTTAAGAACATCAACAGAAATCTTATGTAGATCAAAATATCTTCCTGACCCTTTCTTCCAGAATCCAACTCTACCAGCAATACCTTGGGTCCAAATCTTAGAAATACTACTTTAAACAACATGCAACCTTGAATCTAACTTATCTAACTTGTGAACTATCAGTAACTCAGATTTCGGTCTGACAAAAGGCAGACACAGAGAGAGCAAGCAAAGGGCGGAAGTGCTTGTCCCAGGATCCCAGTGTATGGGTAAGCACATTCAAAGCATCTACAGCAAGTACAATACCAGAATTTTGTGATAAGATGAAACAGATTTTGTTCGGCATGTGAAAGAACAGCGACTCTGGTGCATGTGAATGCAAGACCATACCTCTTTACTATCATTGCTTAAAGACTGTCAAGCTCAAATTCGGACCAAGCGGAGGAGGTTTAATAGAGAAGATATAGGACCCATTACAGAAATGGGTGAAAGGACGAGTGATGTTTTATTGCAAGAAAAATACAGATATGAACAAGTCAGGCTTCCATCTTCCCAAAAAGACGCTTTCTGATCTGCAAGAAAGGCGGGGAAATCATATTCTTAGTAACATGAGAGGATAACAACATGCAATCAGCTATGAAGTTCACCAAATAAACATGTGAGCATTTCTAAAATGGTTATATTGAATCTGTAAGCATTGCAGGGTTATTCCATGTCATAACCTTTTAAAGCACAAATCCAATCCAATTAACCAGACCATTCATTTTATCTATTGCAGcataaaaatcatcaacaataccaGCAGTCTACCAATGAGAAAAGCTATCAACATCTCCGTTGCTATACTAAAGAAAACTATTATTTGATTAGAAGCAATATTCAGTGGTCCAGATTGATAGCCTTATTATGACAGATTGCACAAGAAATAAGCTCAAATTTTTCTAGCCAGTTGGTGAACAACAGATTTGAGGTGTTGATACGAATAGAGAGACATgaatagaaaaataagaataCTTATACAACATATCATCATGGAGATATTCACAAGTATGATGCTGAAAGTCCTTTCAGTGATTAGAACAAATAAGCCTtaccaatattatttttttcagtcctatgagagaaaattttgaaaatccaATGTCAACCTCAAATCTCATATTTATGTCATTCTAGGGTTTACttcttataaaaaatatatattttaattttatgagtcaaaaatttattaaaaaaacgtTCTCATAAAAGAGTCATTTAAATTCTAAAATGCATGGAGCAAAAAGACAGGACTCCAAGGTTGAACTTATCTTTCTTTATAATTAATTCAAAATAGCGAATAGCTAAGTAAAAGGCACAATGACATAATGACAAAAGTTGCACACCAAAGACAGACACCTGCCAACACAAGTATTAACAGGGACATATAAGGACCATTAGTCTTTCAAGAGTGGTCGAGCCAATACACGTCGTTAAACTCACATCTTCAGGATATACATCATAAAGCATTCTTTTTGAAATGTATCTATCTCGTTAGaatgttaaaaaaattcagGCCTGAAAGATTACCTCAGGTAATTTCTGTCTGAAAGCAACCTCTAGTCTTGCATCCAGTGTGTTCTCACAGACAATCTTCCCATCTTGTGAAGCCAAAACAACACCTCCAGAGCTGTTACATCATGGGAAACACAACGGATCATTGTTTTAGACCAATCAAAGTCCATCAAGAAGCTCGTACAGAAATAAATAGTCAACTGCCAATTTTCAAATAGATCAGTTGCCTTGCTAGTTTAATGTTACAGAAGGgggaaggagaaaaaagaaacaacatTGACTAACGATGCAAATATGTAAGAGGATTAGAGAATGTTGAAATACTAATAAtgtggaagtctttaataagtTCGGTATCAACATAAAACgaaaaagtttaaacatcactAAACAATTGTGTCAGCTAAGTTGTAATCTAAAAGTATGCATGAATGTCAACTAAGAGTCCTGACCATGCCGATGATCTAGATATCTATGAGAGCCATCGCCACTTGACGAGATTTTAGATATTagtatgtatgttgtactttaaatatatgtaattgattgtattattttatattttttacctcactacttgatttgagaatatttcatgttgcttcttATAGTATGAAGCATCTCACTAATcgttttatattttgtatcattttaaaataataagatgcatcatctagGTTAAACTGGGattatagaaacatcaaaaacacatcaaaagaacatcaaaaacatcaaattagacttaaaattattgaaaaggttcaaaaaaattgattaccaattaaatcaacttgaaaaactctaaaaaaaaaaggcgtGCTGGTACGGAATCAGCACGCTCAAGCATACcgtgtgtcggtacggtaccgagCTGGTACCGTACCAATCCATCTGCCGACCGGTATGAGCCCCGGTACCGATTCGACGGACCTTGCTGGGCCTCTACACTTCACAGTTTGGTGAAGGGTTGAGAATTGgtaccatcttcttcttcttcaaatgTTATTGAATCATAATATCTTGAAGTAACACATTCATATTTGTcatgttttccttttatttatCATAGAGCAAACCAACATTTACTGCATTGCAAAAATGGATATCATAATGAAAAAAAGCTAAAAAGAGGAAATGTTAATGGACAACTCCTAGGTCTTCATCACGTTGGATATACATATTTCATTATGAGTGGGCACTTACTCCAAGTTTCCAATTTTTGAAAACTATCTATCCGTAAACTCCCTTGTACTAGATTTACACATTTCTCCCTTCAACATCACCCAACCATATATTCTGTTCCTTCCACTTAATGACTACCCGTATTTATACTACACATGACACAAAATATGGCAGACCTAAAGGTGAATAATTTCCAAGCCAATAAGAAACATGCAGAGACatttgaaagagaaaaagagttgGTGCTGGTGAAGGTGTTGGATTCCCATACAATTTAGGATTCCAGATTTCATCGGAAATGATTACTTGGTGGTCAAATTTTAAAGGGTTAAGACTGACAGAACCCAAAGTATAATTGTGCCGGTAATCATTTGCTAGCAAAGACAAGCAGATAGCAAATGAATTGCTAACACAAGTGGAGCACTTCTAGAGATACAACAGAGGTAGAGAAAAGTCAAAAATCCACATCACAGAAACATCGGCAGGTTTAAATAGATCCACTGATGCACATTTTTTTAGGCTAAGATCATATCTGTGAAAGATCAAAGTCTTCCATGCTACATGATGTGGCTGAAGAAAGGCTCCAATAGTGAATTATACATTACAGAGAAGATCAGGACTATATGAGACCATGCATATTTGAACATGTCAACTTGCAGGTTTTAAATTGTGCTCAAAGGACTTGCATGCAAACTACCTAAATCACTGTGTCCAACGCACTATAAAGCATGGCATACATCCTGTTTAAACAAGAAAGCATGTAGTATTGCAGAAGCAGTCTCTACAAATTATGTTGCTCGCAGAGGATTTAATGACTTCCTCTAAATTTAGAATTTAATCCTAGAAGTTGGCATATTCCTAGTATATTCAAATTCTGTACTGAATCTGACTAGCTGAGAAATTACCAAAAAGTTCCATGAGCTTCACTGCTAGTTGGAGGTGCTGGAAGATACACATGATCAATATTAATGTTTGGAGGATGAACTTGTGCTTTATCTGCATACTCTTGTTTAGCTTCATTCAAGATAGACTCTACCAGTGTATGGTCAACCTCCCTACACCGTAGTAAAATGGATGGCTCTTTCAGACGCAGTAAGCTCTGGAAATCACAACACACAGATCCAATTATCCTTCTGTTAAAAAGAGAACccaaccaaaaaacagaagaaaagaaagaaggcaatTGTTGATGaaataaagaaacaaagaaaaagtagaTAACCACTCTAAAtttcatataaaaaaattatagatgGCATGCCCCTGGAATTTTTCATATAAATTTATGGTAACAACTACAAACCAGTTGAGTCCACCTGTATTTCATGGccttattttatgttatttaccCTTTTATTCCCATGAAAATTTTTTGGAAAAACAAGCAGTCATGGTACAATGTAACCCAACATCAAATGAAAATGCCCAATTAGGATAAAGCAACATTTTTCTTAGGTATTTTTCCATATATGCCCCTGTAAAATGTCCAATTGCATATTTACTCCCACAAAGTTACAATTTGCATATTTACCCCTAGATCCACCTCTTTTGCATATTTAGCCATGTTACCACCTTCCATTAGGTACCATAAGACGGCACCATTAAACTGCAGTTAAACTATCATTAACTTTACAAAATAACATTTTTACACAATAGAACTGgctctaaaaaaattaaattaaaataccGTTCAAGAGCAGAATTGAACCCCTAACCTTTAAATAAAACACAAATTCTTTACTGCTAGTATAATACTTGATGACGACTTAATATGATGATCCATTTTACTTATAGTGATTGAACTCAAGTGTTCCAGTAACTTATAGTATTTTACTagcttataatattttaaacagTTAATTTTATCCTTTTTGACAGAAAAATAAGTAATGCTTGCTTCATTTTATTCCTTTGAAAGTTCTCATAACTTCACTTTAAAATAGCAGTAAACCAATTCAAATATTATTAGTTAGTAGAAATAATTCAATTCAATTACTATAAGTAAAATAAATCATCATGTTAAACCATCATCCAATACCGCCTTAGCAGCCAAGAGGTTCGTGTTTTAGTTGAAGGGCTGGTTCCATGAGGTCAAAAATACAATTTcgtaaatttaataatattttaacaaCGCCATCTAACAATACGTACTAGAAGGTGACGGCAGCAAGGGTAAATTAGCAAAAGGAATTGGATCTACAGGTAAATATgcaattttcaacttttcaagGGTAAATATGCAATTGGCTattgggtatatatgcaaaaatacacTTCTTTATTACCTGGACAATAAGGTCTTTCAAAAGCCTTTTATAGGCCTGTGAATTATTAGAAACACGCAGAAGCTCCTGGCTAGCAGTCTCCTTCATCAAATTTACGAGATCATCTTGGGCTTGCAAAACTTTAATGCGTGACGCATTGAGCTGCATTGAGTATTCACTGCAAAAAGACTTCAATGATGGATGAAAATCTGCTAAAACAAATTCTAGAAGCTAAAATGACAACATGCAACCACAAATTGCTAGAAACCTACTGTAATGATATGTATCAGGAAAATTTACTCGCATGGCTATCCTTGCTGTTATCATAATTTCATACATGAGTTTCAAAACTCCACAACCAAAATCAAGACATCCCGTTTTTGTCTGGGACTAACCCAAAGCTGAGTTTGGTTTGTGGATGTTCCAACCTTAACTTATTGTACAGCCAACTTGTTGCTGCTTTTGTGTACTTCATCGTTTCCTTGAATACTAAACATTTGCTGAAGATTTAAATTGGACTATGCAAGTTTTTAGAAGATTTCGAAGCATTATGATATTTGGGTTTGAAATAAATTAAACTGAAAAGCTAGATCTTCCATAGGCTTGGCTATTCTTGAGGTTACATGTATAGATGTTTAGAGTGTCATCAAACAATCAAATGATCTCTTGCACTCTAAAATGACATGAAATCTGATTTTTGATTTTCActtttagaaaatatattttttgaattgcAACAATCTGAAACCACTAAAGCAATATACCAAGAGGTCCTCAAAAATACAGTACATTTCAAGTTAAGTGCAAATTATCTTCATGATTCacactcttttttggtttttactTATATTTCCTTTTGCACTATCAAAACTGAAGTTGAGACAAATGCAGACCCATGTCTAGCAAATGCAATCGCTACACAGGTGAGGCTTATGGAAAAAGGTATGGTTCATGAGCAAACATTCTACAAATAGCTCCCAACAAGAAATATTCCTTTTGACTCAGTGCTATTTTCCTCGCTATGGCATTTGAGAAGGAGAGAGCCTTCCATGAGTAACACACTAAAGAGAAGTATTACATTCACTCCAATTCACATTTCTAACCATTTGTCTTCTTGTTTTTGAAGATTTTCGACCATCACCTATCAGTTATAATGTAAGGGACAGTTAACCTCAGTAACTTGATAAAATGTTTGTACGAAGAATAATATGCACTATCCAATTTCTGttaacaaaaaataattgaaagtaGGCCATTACATTTTTTGCTTTAGCACCTTTGGTTTGAACATTCCTGGCATCAAAATTCATTGGGGACAAGCAGTTGAGGGCCGTCCTTATatatttcttcctttttgtaatttttctgGGAAAAAGGACCAGTGGACAAAAGCCTCTTTtgtaccctctctctctctctctctctctctctctgtgtgtgtgtgtgtgtgtgtgtgtgtgtgtcacaCGTGCATGTGCATGCACAGGTATGCACAAGGATGCAATAACTTTGGTAGACCGACAAGGGGTATGTTACTTGGCTATAAGGCCATCTTCCTTGCTGCACATTTTTTTAATAGAATAAAGTATTCTCAATTTGACTGGAGCAAACATTTTAAATGTTGTAGGCATGAGATATAACCTTCATAAAATTTCCTTTACATAAAAGAGAAAACTAAaaccaaggaaaaagaaaggtgaGATTGCATGTAATCATTCTCTGGTAAATCCTAATGAAGCAACCATGGTCAGATTGCATTAGCACACAAATATTATGCATGGGACTAACGTTCACAATCTAACCAATGTAAACATTTTGAAATGCCAACACAATCATGTTGCTTGAAAGATGTGGGATTCACTTCATAGAACGTGCATAACTTCTTAGGTAGCATACTGaaagaaaatattagaaaatTGATGTacatccataatataacataaaaaAGAGCAGCTGTGTAGCCAAACCAGAATCctaatataaaattaatggCCATGTCAGTGACATATGTATTCCAAAGTTTGAACCCACACCCAATCATTGCTTTGCTCCAGATATTAGATGAAGTTGTAACAATGACTCCGATTATCAAATAAACGCAGTTATTAACCCCTTTGAAATTTTTTGTGAACACACCATATCAATCTACCCTAATTAGCACTGGAATGGGTTTTTCAAAGTCAATTTGTTGCTTAGCCAACCATTATGGATGTTAAAAAGATGAACTGAAAATATCATGTTTATTTTGTTCAAGAAGCCAATTTTCTTTACTTTTTGTTTCTTGACCAAATTTATCTTATAGAAGTCAAGAACAGCTTAAACAATACCATTGGCAGTGCCACATTATTGTATAACAAAAGGTGAAGAACATTAACAGCATGGCGTATATTGAGGTTTTAAGATCTGTACATACTATACTAAGTCTTGTACAATCTCACAAGCTTTTCACAACCTACATTGATGGTTGACTTTCTCATATAAATGATAGGAGGTACCATGCATCCCATCCTACACAAACAACAATATCGATGTATCAAGCCTTGTGAAAGCTCTACTGCAAGACTCACAAGCCCCCATTGAATGTAAGGAAGAGAGGTTGTGTTATTAGAAGTTCTTAAAAAGAAGACAACATACCTTGGACAAGGCCATGGTGACAAGACTTATTGGGTTGTAGACTTCCTCTAGGTTTCTAAAATATATGTACAATCTTTAGGGAGATGGTGCACAAAGGTCTAGTTAGGGGCTCTACACAAAGTTAAGGTGCCCAATGTGCATATAGATTCCTAAAATGTTGGCATACTTGCAAAGTTATAACCCCCTTATGTGTTTGTACTAAAGTACAAAGGTACAACTGCAAGCCATGTATGAATATTGTGCAAGAATGAGAGCGGACTCAAAATATGTCTACCAGCAATGTTATGCGGCTCGTACAAGGAATAGGTGAGATTGTACTGCTAGTTTTTTAAGACTTGGCAAATTTTGTGATAAGGATTATCCATGGCTTGTTAGGAACCATCAATATTGTTAGAAGGTTTTGGTAAAAGTTGTACTTTTAGGGTTCATTAAGAAGGGTGTGTTAGGTCTCATAGAACATTGGAAAATGCATTTTGCATACCATGGCAATATTTAACTTTGATAGATGTCCTGGTAAAAGTTCCAAATCTCCCTTCTTGCATTTGTATAAAACTTATAAGCAAGTGGGTGACCCTTTTATGGGCTTATATAAGGTTTTACATGAGTCTAGGTATGGGCCTTTGCATAAACCTAAGCTCTACGTGCAACCCTTATATATGGAAGGCACAGCCTTGTAGCATTATTTGTGTGAGGCTGGGATGATGTTGTTACAGACTAGACCAAGTTTGATATGTATTGCAGGGAGACAAAGTATAATGCCTGCTCAGATTTGTATAAGAAGACCAACATGGGTTGTACAAGTCTTTTAATTGTTGCATAGGAACTTCTAAAGGATAAGATGTCAGTATTCCTATACACTTTTTGCCATATGTTGCTTGCAAAAAGCCCATAATGTCACAATCAAAGGAGCACATTGTCTCTTATTGTCTTGAAAAAATTGATAAATAACTAGAGAAAGTCGTGAAGGATCCTAAACAATTATCTTGGCCAAGATTAACTACAAATTGTGGCTAATTTTTTGAGACCGATTCAGAACACATACTCACATTTTCCTGCGAATTTCCACCTGTTTTTCCTTACGTTCATATTCTTGTCGGATCTTTCTTTTCTCTGCTTCAACTAGCTGCAGCTTTTCTAT
The Phoenix dactylifera cultivar Barhee BC4 chromosome 3, palm_55x_up_171113_PBpolish2nd_filt_p, whole genome shotgun sequence DNA segment above includes these coding regions:
- the LOC103716687 gene encoding BTB/POZ domain-containing protein At3g08570 — its product is MGMASESAFPFSSMKLATSPRFCNSISRRIFSDVVGDITIYVDGQSFLLHKFPLVSRSGKIRKMIVESKDPDLFKLELCNVPGGAPAFELAAKFCYGTNFEITTSNVAHLQCIAEYLEMTEDYQEENLIARTETYMNEIVVQSLEKSLEVLCACEGLHPIVEELGILNRCVDAIAINASKEQLVSGLARLECDAGSGKLKMDCQDWWVEDLSVLRIDLYQRVIAAMRRTGVRSDSITTSIMHYAQTSLKGIERRQAWDSSAFVGDKQRVIIETLVGLLATEKITSVPLSFLFGMLRMAIEVDAGLGCRLELERRIGFQLEMASLDDLLIPSLQTSDSVFDVDTVHRILVNFLQRIEDEASEESSHCGYESEGLKSPNHSSVLKVGRLMDGYLAEIAPDPCLKLQKIMAIIELLPDYAHVIDDGLYRAIDIYLKAHPSLTESECKKLCKLIDCQKLSQEASNHAAQNDRLPVQMVIRVLYFEQLRLKSALSGNSGDGFSQRMISSSGVPSAAVSPRDNYASLRRENRELKLEISRMRVRLSELEKEQAFMKQGMRDSRSGEHGRAFFASLSRGIGRIAMFGPATGKQHKSTKKLQASDGKSRRRQRQSVS
- the LOC103716686 gene encoding V-type proton ATPase subunit E-like gives rise to the protein MNDADVSRQIQQMVRFIRQEAEEKANEISVSAEEEFNIEKLQLVEAEKRKIRQEYERKEKQVEIRRKIEYSMQLNASRIKVLQAQDDLVNLMKETASQELLRVSNNSQAYKRLLKDLIVQSLLRLKEPSILLRCREVDHTLVESILNEAKQEYADKAQVHPPNINIDHVYLPAPPTSSEAHGTFCSGGVVLASQDGKIVCENTLDARLEVAFRQKLPEIRKRLFGKMEA